The following coding sequences lie in one Chryseobacterium culicis genomic window:
- the rplQ gene encoding 50S ribosomal protein L17, translated as MRHGKKFNHLGRTASHRSALLSNMACSLIEHKRINTTVAKAKALRVYVEPLLTKAKEDTTHNRRVVFSYLQNKFAVAELFRTVAPKIAERNGGYTRIIKTGFRPGDAADMALIELVDFNELYNPNAEEKKATRRSRRSTAAPKKAEAVVAEAPAVEEKVEEAKADTTEEKTEE; from the coding sequence ATGAGACACGGTAAAAAATTCAATCACTTAGGAAGAACAGCTTCTCACAGAAGTGCTTTACTTTCTAATATGGCTTGTTCTCTAATTGAGCATAAAAGAATCAACACTACTGTAGCTAAAGCTAAAGCTTTAAGAGTATATGTTGAGCCTCTATTAACAAAAGCAAAAGAAGATACTACACATAACAGAAGAGTAGTATTCTCTTACCTTCAAAATAAATTTGCGGTTGCTGAATTATTCAGAACTGTAGCTCCTAAAATCGCTGAAAGAAACGGTGGTTATACAAGAATCATTAAGACAGGTTTCAGACCAGGTGATGCTGCTGATATGGCTCTTATCGAATTAGTAGATTTCAACGAGCTTTACAACCCTAATGCTGAAGAGAAAAAAGCTACAAGAAGAAGCAGAAGATCAACTGCTGCACCTAAAAAAGCTGAAGCAGTAGTTGCTGAAGCTCCTGCAGTAGAAGAGAAAGTAGAAGAAGCTAAAGCTGATACTACTGAAGAAAAAACTGAAGAATAA
- a CDS encoding beta-galactosidase produces MFSQKGNFEIKDGHFFLNGKPFTIYSGEMHYPRIPSEYWKHRMQMMKAMGLNTVTTYVFWNYHEEAPGKWNFSGEKNLQKFIKTAQEVGLYVIIRPGPYVCAEWEFGGYPWWLQKNKDLEIRRDNKSFLEECNKYIHQLAKQIVPLQINNGGPVIMVQAENEFGSYAAQRKDIPLEEHRKYSHKIKEMLLKNGISVPLFTSDGSSLFKGGSIEGALPTANGESDIDVLKKSINEYNGGKGPYMVAEYYPGWLDHWAEPFVKVSTEEVVKQTKLYIENGISFNYYMIHGGTNFGFTSGANYDKDHDIQPDLTSYDYNAPISEAGWATSKYNALREIFQKINKHTLPDVPKPIKVITIPAIEFSKVSCLFDLTDHQKPLISDKPLTFEDLNFGNGYMLYRRKFDKDQKGKLEIKGLRDYANIYINGKWKGEMNRIHKKYDLDLEIKSGDRLEILVENMGRVNYGAEIVHNLKGIISPVKMNGIEMVGNWEMLPLPFDTFPKHHFKSKDIADHSPVIQEAEFTLDETGDTFLDMRNFGKGIVFINGKNAGRYWSTAGPQQTLYIPGVWLKKGKNLIQIFEQIEFHSTISSIDHPILDQLMK; encoded by the coding sequence ATGTTTTCACAAAAGGGGAATTTTGAAATCAAAGATGGACATTTCTTCTTAAATGGAAAACCTTTCACAATTTATTCCGGAGAGATGCATTATCCAAGAATTCCGTCAGAATACTGGAAGCATCGTATGCAGATGATGAAAGCAATGGGTTTGAATACAGTGACCACTTATGTTTTTTGGAATTATCATGAAGAAGCTCCGGGGAAATGGAATTTTTCAGGCGAGAAAAACTTGCAGAAGTTTATAAAAACAGCCCAGGAAGTAGGTTTATATGTGATCATCCGTCCGGGACCTTATGTTTGTGCAGAGTGGGAATTTGGCGGATATCCATGGTGGCTGCAAAAGAATAAAGACCTTGAAATAAGAAGAGATAATAAATCCTTTTTAGAAGAATGTAATAAATACATCCATCAGTTGGCAAAACAGATCGTACCGCTGCAGATTAATAATGGAGGACCTGTGATTATGGTACAGGCAGAAAATGAATTTGGATCATATGCCGCTCAGAGAAAAGACATTCCTCTTGAAGAGCACAGGAAATACAGCCATAAGATCAAAGAAATGTTATTGAAAAATGGAATTTCAGTACCGTTATTTACTTCAGATGGGAGTTCACTTTTTAAAGGAGGTTCTATTGAAGGTGCTTTACCCACAGCAAATGGAGAGAGCGATATTGATGTTTTAAAGAAAAGTATCAATGAATACAATGGAGGGAAAGGTCCTTACATGGTGGCAGAATATTATCCGGGTTGGCTGGATCATTGGGCAGAACCTTTTGTTAAGGTTTCCACAGAAGAAGTCGTAAAGCAAACAAAGCTGTATATAGAAAATGGTATTTCTTTTAATTATTATATGATTCATGGGGGAACTAACTTTGGGTTTACGAGCGGAGCCAATTACGATAAGGATCATGACATCCAGCCGGATCTTACCAGCTATGATTATAATGCTCCCATCAGTGAAGCAGGATGGGCTACCTCTAAATACAATGCTTTGAGAGAAATTTTTCAAAAAATAAACAAGCATACACTTCCTGACGTTCCAAAGCCCATCAAAGTGATTACGATTCCTGCAATTGAATTTTCAAAAGTAAGCTGTCTTTTTGATCTTACCGATCATCAGAAACCCCTTATAAGTGACAAGCCGCTCACATTTGAAGATCTTAATTTTGGAAACGGATATATGCTCTACAGAAGAAAGTTTGATAAAGATCAGAAAGGAAAACTGGAGATAAAAGGGTTGCGGGATTATGCGAATATCTACATCAATGGAAAATGGAAAGGAGAAATGAACAGGATACATAAAAAGTATGATCTTGATCTTGAGATAAAATCAGGAGACCGACTGGAGATTCTGGTGGAAAATATGGGTAGGGTTAATTACGGAGCAGAGATTGTGCATAATCTAAAAGGAATTATAAGCCCTGTGAAAATGAATGGGATTGAGATGGTTGGAAACTGGGAAATGCTTCCTCTGCCATTTGATACTTTTCCTAAACATCATTTTAAAAGTAAAGATATTGCAGACCATTCACCAGTGATTCAGGAAGCTGAATTTACCCTTGATGAAACGGGAGATACTTTTCTTGATATGAGAAATTTTGGAAAAGGAATTGTTTTCATCAACGGAAAAAATGCAGGAAGATACTGGAGTACTGCAGGGCCCCAACAAACACTTTACATTCCTGGAGTATGGCTGAAAAAGGGTAAAAACCTCATTCAAATCTTTGAACAGATTGAGTTTCATTCTACTATAAGCAGTATTGATCATCCTATTCTTGATCAACTTATGAAATAA
- a CDS encoding response regulator transcription factor, translating into MSISIAIVEDEKNYNNALKKVINYQKDMKVIAQFFDGNDAMMNLPDISPDVVMMDIQLQDMLGIEIIEKLRKEMPNTQFIMCTSFDDDEKIFNSLKAGAMGYLVKGESMDKILSSIRDVYHGGAPMSFSIARRVLMHFEKKLPEIKGFDELTEREKEILELLSQGLLYKEIADQKFISIDTVKKHVGNIYRKLHVNNKVEAVNKFNQSKN; encoded by the coding sequence ATGAGCATTTCCATAGCCATAGTAGAAGACGAAAAAAACTACAACAATGCGTTGAAGAAGGTCATCAATTATCAGAAGGATATGAAAGTAATTGCTCAGTTCTTTGATGGGAATGATGCCATGATGAATCTCCCTGATATTTCCCCTGATGTCGTAATGATGGATATCCAGCTACAGGATATGCTCGGAATCGAAATCATAGAAAAGCTCCGAAAAGAAATGCCCAATACACAGTTTATCATGTGTACCAGTTTTGATGATGATGAAAAAATCTTTAATTCTTTAAAAGCTGGCGCAATGGGATACCTGGTAAAAGGAGAAAGCATGGATAAGATTCTTTCGTCTATACGGGATGTGTACCATGGAGGTGCTCCTATGAGTTTCTCTATTGCAAGAAGGGTATTGATGCATTTCGAAAAAAAACTTCCGGAAATAAAAGGCTTTGATGAACTTACGGAACGCGAAAAGGAAATTCTTGAACTTCTTTCACAGGGGCTGCTCTACAAAGAGATTGCAGATCAGAAATTCATCAGCATTGATACCGTAAAAAAACACGTAGGAAATATTTACAGAAAACTCCACGTAAACAATAAAGTGGAGGCCGTTAATAAATTTAATCAATCAAAAAACTAA
- a CDS encoding sensor histidine kinase: MKQLPDTIRLAYIIAVILLITFVIFIVLIVVLYNKRQLFFIQQQQLKESEHQNQLLQKELEKQKVLEQERERISHDMHDDLGAGISALKLQAEFLKQKAEDDDLQSDIDELLKTSEEMNISMREMLWSLNSGNDTLGSFIDYAVLYTGNFLKKTKIVVYSEYESIIAETSLSTEMRRNLFLCLKEAVNNVYKHSHASTLKLSFLQEENTFSMKISDNGTGISEDQKEGNGLRNMKRRMSELSGECNILSDNSGTYLVFKIIV; the protein is encoded by the coding sequence ATGAAGCAACTTCCTGATACAATAAGATTGGCTTATATCATTGCTGTTATTTTGTTAATAACTTTTGTCATATTTATTGTTTTAATAGTTGTTCTGTATAATAAAAGACAGCTTTTTTTTATTCAACAGCAGCAACTCAAAGAATCCGAACACCAAAACCAGCTTCTCCAAAAAGAACTCGAAAAACAGAAAGTACTGGAACAGGAACGGGAACGTATTTCCCACGATATGCATGATGATCTTGGAGCAGGAATTTCGGCATTAAAACTTCAGGCAGAATTTCTGAAACAGAAAGCTGAAGATGATGATCTGCAAAGTGATATTGATGAGCTCTTGAAAACTTCCGAGGAAATGAATATCTCCATGCGGGAAATGCTCTGGAGCCTGAACTCTGGAAATGATACATTAGGAAGCTTTATTGATTATGCTGTCCTTTATACCGGAAATTTTCTAAAGAAAACAAAAATCGTGGTGTACTCGGAATATGAAAGCATCATTGCAGAAACCTCCCTTTCCACTGAAATGAGGCGTAATCTTTTTCTCTGTTTAAAAGAAGCCGTTAATAATGTTTATAAACACAGTCATGCAAGTACTTTGAAACTTTCATTTTTGCAGGAAGAAAATACCTTTTCAATGAAAATTTCTGATAACGGAACCGGGATTTCGGAGGATCAGAAAGAAGGAAATGGTCTCCGGAATATGAAAAGAAGAATGAGTGAATTGTCTGGTGAATGCAATATCCTTTCTGACAACTCCGGAACTTATCTGGTTTTTAAAATAATAGTATAA
- the eno gene encoding phosphopyruvate hydratase yields the protein MSAISYIEARQILDSRGNPTIEVDVFTESGAMGRAAVPSGASTGEHEAVELRDGGSEYQGKGVLKAVENVKEVIAENLVGQPVFEQNYIDQIMIDLDGTPNKGNLGANAILGVSLAVARAAAAELGMPLYKYVGGVNANTLPVPMMNVINGGSHSDAPIAFQEFMIMPVKADSFSHALRKGTEIFHNLKSILHSRGLSTAVGDEGGFAPTFKGTEDALDTLLQAIEKAGYKPGDDIMLALDCAASEFYKDGIYDYRKFQTPDAAQFSSSEQVSYLAELAAKYPIISIEDGMQENDWEGWKMLTDKIGDRVQLVGDDLFVTNVERLSRGVKENIANSILVKVNQIGSLSETMAAVQMAQNNKFTSVMSHRSGETEDSTIADLAVAMNCGQIKTGSASRSDRMAKYNQLLRIEEALGETAIFPGLEAFKIKR from the coding sequence ATGAGTGCAATTTCTTACATAGAAGCAAGACAGATTTTAGATTCCAGAGGAAATCCTACCATTGAAGTAGATGTATTTACAGAAAGCGGGGCAATGGGCCGTGCAGCTGTACCTTCAGGAGCGTCTACAGGAGAACACGAGGCGGTAGAATTACGTGACGGTGGTTCAGAATATCAGGGGAAAGGAGTTCTGAAAGCTGTTGAAAATGTTAAAGAAGTAATTGCAGAGAATTTAGTGGGGCAGCCGGTTTTTGAACAAAACTATATCGATCAGATTATGATTGATCTTGACGGAACGCCTAACAAAGGAAATCTTGGTGCCAATGCTATTCTTGGGGTTTCTTTGGCTGTAGCCAGAGCTGCTGCTGCAGAATTGGGAATGCCTCTTTATAAATATGTTGGAGGAGTAAATGCCAATACACTTCCTGTTCCAATGATGAATGTAATCAATGGTGGATCTCACTCAGATGCTCCTATCGCATTCCAGGAATTCATGATCATGCCGGTAAAAGCAGATTCTTTCTCTCACGCATTGAGAAAAGGAACTGAAATCTTCCACAACCTAAAATCTATTCTTCATTCAAGAGGATTATCTACTGCAGTAGGTGACGAAGGTGGTTTTGCACCTACTTTCAAAGGAACTGAAGATGCTTTGGATACTTTACTTCAAGCTATTGAAAAGGCAGGTTATAAGCCAGGTGATGACATTATGTTGGCATTAGACTGTGCAGCTTCTGAATTCTACAAAGACGGAATTTATGATTACAGAAAATTCCAGACTCCGGATGCGGCTCAGTTTTCAAGCAGCGAGCAGGTTTCTTACTTAGCGGAACTGGCTGCAAAATATCCAATCATTTCTATCGAAGATGGTATGCAGGAAAACGACTGGGAAGGTTGGAAAATGTTAACCGATAAAATCGGTGACAGAGTACAGCTTGTTGGTGATGATTTATTTGTAACCAACGTAGAAAGACTATCCAGAGGAGTAAAAGAAAATATTGCCAACTCAATCCTTGTAAAAGTAAACCAGATCGGTTCTCTTTCTGAAACAATGGCTGCTGTACAAATGGCTCAGAACAACAAGTTCACTTCAGTAATGTCTCACAGATCAGGAGAAACTGAAGATTCTACAATCGCTGATTTAGCAGTAGCAATGAACTGTGGACAGATCAAAACAGGTTCTGCTTCAAGATCAGATAGAATGGCAAAATACAACCAGTTATTGAGAATTGAAGAAGCTTTAGGCGAAACTGCAATTTTCCCAGGATTGGAAGCATTTAAAATCAAAAGATAA
- a CDS encoding citrate synthase, giving the protein MSDNKVILNYDGNSYEYPIVDSTIGDRGIDISKLRDQTGLITLDLGYKNTGATISDITYLDGDKGELFYRGYPIEQIAEKSNFTEVMYLLLHGELPTQDQFTSFDNNIKKYNFIADEMKKIIDVFPRSAHPMGVLSSMTSALTAFNPKAVNVNSKEEMDHAAELMIAKFSHLCAWTYRKTQGLPLNHGDNNLNYVENFYKMAFRLPNADFEIDPVVVGALDKLLILHADHEQNCSTSTVRMVGSAHTGLFASISAGVSALWGPLHGGANQAVIEMLELIEKDGGDVSKYVAKAKDKSDNFRLMGFGHRVYKNFDPRAKIIKKAADDILTALGIQDKALDIAMQLERVALEDEYFVERKLYPNVDFYSGIIYRALGIPTEMFTVMFALGRLPGWISQWKEMRLKGDPIGRPRQVYQGAQERNYIDIASR; this is encoded by the coding sequence ATGTCAGACAACAAAGTAATATTGAATTACGACGGTAATTCATATGAATATCCTATCGTGGATAGTACTATCGGAGACAGAGGGATTGATATTTCAAAATTAAGAGACCAGACAGGTTTGATCACTCTGGATTTAGGTTACAAAAATACAGGAGCTACTATTAGCGACATCACTTACTTAGACGGAGATAAAGGAGAATTATTCTACAGAGGTTATCCAATTGAGCAGATTGCTGAAAAATCTAACTTCACTGAAGTAATGTATCTTTTATTACATGGAGAATTACCTACTCAGGATCAGTTTACTTCATTCGACAACAACATTAAAAAATATAACTTCATCGCAGACGAAATGAAAAAGATCATTGATGTTTTTCCTCGTTCTGCTCACCCTATGGGAGTTTTATCTTCTATGACTTCTGCATTGACAGCTTTCAACCCAAAGGCAGTTAACGTAAACTCTAAAGAAGAAATGGATCACGCTGCAGAGCTGATGATCGCTAAGTTCTCTCACCTTTGTGCTTGGACTTACAGAAAAACCCAAGGTTTACCATTAAACCACGGGGATAACAACCTAAACTACGTAGAGAACTTCTACAAAATGGCATTCAGATTACCAAATGCTGATTTCGAAATCGATCCGGTAGTTGTAGGTGCTTTAGATAAATTATTAATTCTTCACGCAGACCACGAACAAAACTGTTCTACTTCTACAGTAAGAATGGTAGGTTCTGCTCATACAGGTCTTTTTGCTTCTATCTCTGCGGGGGTTTCTGCACTTTGGGGACCACTTCACGGTGGAGCTAACCAAGCAGTAATCGAAATGCTTGAATTGATCGAAAAAGATGGAGGTGACGTATCTAAATATGTTGCTAAAGCAAAAGATAAGAGTGATAACTTCCGTCTAATGGGATTCGGACACAGAGTTTACAAAAACTTCGACCCAAGAGCGAAAATTATCAAGAAAGCTGCTGATGATATCCTTACAGCATTAGGGATCCAGGATAAAGCTCTTGACATTGCTATGCAGTTAGAAAGAGTAGCGCTTGAAGACGAATACTTCGTAGAAAGAAAGCTATATCCAAACGTAGATTTCTATTCAGGAATCATCTACAGAGCGTTAGGAATTCCTACAGAAATGTTTACTGTAATGTTTGCATTAGGAAGACTTCCAGGATGGATTTCTCAGTGGAAAGAAATGAGACTGAAAGGAGACCCAATCGGAAGACCAAGACAGGTTTACCAAGGTGCTCAGGAAAGAAACTACATCGATATTGCAAGCAGATAA
- a CDS encoding nuclear transport factor 2 family protein: MNLPNILQEFLEAQKVFDSTSLSRCFSDHATVFDEGKIYKGKEEIRQWNEKSNNEFQTFFEIQIFSTQENTVQLKINISGSFDGSPILLNFYFRIEEDLIAALAITE; encoded by the coding sequence ATGAACTTACCTAACATTTTACAAGAGTTTTTAGAAGCACAAAAGGTTTTTGACAGCACATCTTTATCCCGTTGTTTCTCCGATCATGCAACGGTGTTTGATGAAGGAAAAATCTATAAAGGGAAAGAGGAAATCAGACAATGGAATGAGAAATCCAATAATGAGTTTCAAACCTTCTTTGAGATACAGATTTTTTCTACTCAGGAGAATACAGTTCAACTGAAAATCAATATTTCAGGATCTTTTGACGGCAGCCCGATACTTTTGAATTTTTATTTCAGAATTGAAGAAGATCTTATTGCAGCTTTAGCCATCACTGAATAA
- a CDS encoding SDR family oxidoreductase codes for MTELFNFNNELSGQIALVTGGTKGTGKAIAERLLAAGATVIVTARNQPEELNNQLHFIAGDLSRIKETEKLVDEVLSTFGRLDILINTLGGSDTPGGGFAVLSDEDWESTIQTNLLVPVRLDRGFLPQMLERKAGVIIHIASIQGRLPLFDSTLPYAAAKAGLINYSKGLSKEVSPKGVRVLTVSPGWIMTSSATRMMERIAESSKTSVEEATQSVMDALGGIPIGKPAQPEDIAEFVGFLVSPRAQYLTGTEYIIDGGTIPTI; via the coding sequence ATGACAGAACTATTTAATTTCAACAATGAATTATCAGGTCAAATTGCTTTGGTAACCGGAGGTACAAAAGGAACAGGAAAAGCAATTGCTGAAAGACTGCTGGCTGCTGGTGCCACGGTAATTGTTACCGCAAGAAATCAACCTGAAGAGCTGAACAATCAATTGCATTTTATTGCGGGAGATCTGAGCCGTATAAAAGAAACTGAAAAACTGGTAGACGAAGTTCTTTCCACATTTGGGAGACTGGATATTCTGATTAATACTCTGGGTGGTTCAGATACGCCTGGTGGTGGTTTTGCGGTTCTGAGTGATGAAGATTGGGAAAGCACGATCCAGACCAATCTTTTGGTACCTGTCCGTCTAGACAGAGGATTTCTGCCACAAATGCTGGAGCGGAAAGCGGGAGTAATCATTCATATTGCTTCTATTCAGGGAAGACTACCTTTATTTGATTCTACATTGCCTTATGCTGCTGCCAAAGCCGGGTTAATCAACTATAGCAAAGGTTTATCAAAAGAAGTTTCACCAAAAGGAGTTCGTGTACTTACGGTGTCTCCGGGATGGATTATGACTTCATCTGCAACCCGAATGATGGAACGGATTGCTGAAAGCTCCAAAACTTCGGTGGAAGAAGCTACTCAAAGCGTGATGGATGCATTGGGAGGAATTCCTATCGGTAAGCCGGCACAACCCGAAGATATTGCAGAGTTTGTAGGTTTCCTTGTTTCTCCACGGGCACAATATTTAACAGGCACCGAGTATATAATAGACGGCGGAACGATTCCTACTATTTAA
- a CDS encoding winged helix-turn-helix transcriptional regulator: MYERKIPPNLNCGLDLIAEVLYGKWKIRLLWFINEGFQRPSELQRKIPDASRRVLNVQLKELEEHELVIKKIYPVVPPKVEYRLTEFGQTLIPVIAALGKWGDDHEERLRILILKRLENPSQSEADLT; this comes from the coding sequence ATGTATGAAAGAAAAATTCCACCCAATCTGAATTGCGGACTTGATCTGATTGCTGAGGTGCTCTATGGCAAATGGAAAATCCGTTTGCTATGGTTTATTAATGAAGGATTCCAAAGACCCAGCGAATTGCAGCGGAAAATTCCTGATGCTTCCCGCAGAGTACTAAATGTACAGTTGAAAGAACTTGAAGAACATGAACTTGTAATAAAGAAGATTTATCCCGTAGTACCTCCAAAAGTAGAATACAGGCTTACAGAATTCGGGCAGACGCTGATTCCGGTGATTGCTGCATTGGGAAAATGGGGAGACGATCATGAAGAACGTTTACGGATTTTAATCTTGAAAAGGCTTGAAAATCCATCACAAAGTGAGGCAGATCTGACCTAG
- a CDS encoding helix-turn-helix domain-containing protein: MNFGQQMLFFFSAVGAFNGLLLGIYLLFIKKQKYLPDFFLGLLLLMLSSRVGISVFMYFYPDLPRIIPHLGMSALFFTGPALYYYVKSSFQQDQFDWKNCQKSFGILTLVLGAVGLLYLFFPITWDHYFGTFIYTVWSIFVFLAAYQYYIFIKQNHKSPNNFVLPVLVSNVIIFLSYQLISTGWIQIYYCAGGSLVFSFVLYANFLILFNKKYQQLPVKEATKYSNKKISGEQADSFVSRLERLMSTEELYKNPNLKLSDLASRMNISAHQLSQLLNDNLGKSFATCINEYRINEACEKIENGSYLKIEEIGYEVGFNSKSTFFSTFKKIKNTTPLLYKQSQTLTEPGFHSSNL, from the coding sequence ATGAATTTCGGACAACAGATGTTATTTTTCTTCAGTGCAGTAGGAGCGTTTAATGGACTTCTGCTGGGAATCTATCTGCTGTTCATTAAAAAACAGAAATACCTGCCGGATTTTTTCCTTGGACTTCTTCTTTTAATGCTAAGTTCAAGAGTAGGGATTTCCGTATTCATGTATTTTTATCCGGATTTGCCCAGAATCATTCCACACTTGGGAATGTCAGCATTGTTCTTCACCGGGCCGGCTTTATATTACTATGTGAAATCTTCCTTTCAGCAGGATCAGTTTGATTGGAAGAACTGTCAGAAATCGTTTGGAATATTAACGCTTGTTTTAGGAGCTGTCGGGTTATTATATTTATTTTTTCCTATTACCTGGGATCACTATTTTGGAACCTTTATTTATACTGTTTGGTCAATATTCGTATTTCTTGCAGCCTATCAGTATTATATTTTCATTAAACAGAATCATAAAAGCCCCAACAATTTTGTCCTTCCGGTTCTGGTGAGTAATGTGATTATCTTTTTGAGCTATCAATTGATTTCTACGGGTTGGATACAAATATATTATTGTGCAGGAGGAAGCCTGGTGTTTTCTTTTGTGCTGTATGCCAATTTTTTAATTCTATTTAATAAGAAATACCAGCAGCTTCCGGTAAAAGAAGCGACAAAATATTCCAATAAAAAGATTTCCGGAGAACAGGCAGATAGTTTCGTATCCAGATTAGAAAGATTGATGAGTACAGAAGAACTCTATAAAAACCCAAACCTGAAATTGAGCGATCTTGCTTCAAGAATGAATATATCTGCTCACCAGCTTTCTCAGCTGTTGAATGATAATTTAGGGAAAAGTTTTGCGACGTGCATCAATGAATACAGAATCAATGAAGCCTGTGAGAAAATAGAAAATGGTTCCTATCTGAAAATTGAAGAGATAGGGTATGAAGTAGGATTCAACTCCAAGTCAACTTTCTTTTCCACATTCAAGAAAATAAAAAATACAACACCTCTTTTGTATAAACAGTCTCAAACCCTTACTGAGCCTGGGTTTCATAGTTCAAATTTATAA